Proteins from a genomic interval of Anomalospiza imberbis isolate Cuckoo-Finch-1a 21T00152 chromosome 18, ASM3175350v1, whole genome shotgun sequence:
- the ACADS gene encoding short-chain specific acyl-CoA dehydrogenase, mitochondrial isoform X1: MSGSRARAAAAAAPDKKLPPGSAGPLGRLRGRRGSADAPPRQPWTESELLALETVRPEHVLGLCRVTENYLCKPEDNIYNIDFTRFKIRDLETGTVLFEIAKPSASEHAEEDEDDSSELDASAGRFVRYQFTPAFLRLRTVGATVEFTVGEKPVSNFRMIERHYFRDRLLKNFDFDFGFCIPSSRNTCEHIYEFPQLSEDLTLALRCRRLHTVYQSAELPETHQMLRQTVRDFAEKELMPLAAQLDKEHRFPAEQVKKMGGLGLLAMDVPEKYKGAGLDYLAYSIAVEEISRGCASTGVIVSVNNSLYLGPILKFGSEEQKHQWIAPFTSGEKIGCFALSEPGNGSDAGAASTVARLDGDEWVLNGTKAWITNAWDASATVVFATTDKSLKHKGISAFLVPMPTAGLSLGKKEDKLGIRASSTANLIFEDCRIPKANLLGQQGMGFKIAMQTLDGGRIGIASQALGIAQAALDCAVDYAEKRMAFGSPITKLQAVQFKLADMAVALEGARLLTWRAAMLKDNGKPFTKEAAMAKLAASEAATSIAHQAIQILGGMGYVTEMPAERHYRDARITEIYEGTSEIQRLVIAGQLLKAYRG; encoded by the exons ATGAGCGGCTCCagggcgcgggcggcggcggcggcggcgccggacAAGAAGCTGCCGCCGGGGTCCGCGGGGCCGCTCGGCCGCCTGCGGGGCCGGCGCGGATCAGCCGATGCGCCGCCACGGCAGCCCTGGACCGAGTCCGAGTTACTGGCGCTGGAGACCGTCCGGCCCGAGCACGTCCTGGGGCTGTGCCGGGTGACGGAGA ATTATTTATGCAAACCTGAGGACAACATTTACAACATTGACTTCACCAGGTTTAAGATCCGGGACCTTGAAACTGGAACAGTACTTTTTGAAATTGCTAAGCCATCTGCTTCAG AGCACGCtgaggaggatgaagatgaCAGCAGTGAACTGGACGCAAGTGCAGGTCGCTTTGTTCGGTACCAGTTCACCCCAGCGTTTCTCCGTCTTCGGACTGTTGGTGCAAC AGTGGAATTCACAGTGGGAGAAAAGCCAGTGTCAAACTTCCGAATGATTGAGAGGCATTACTTCCGAGATCGCTTGCTGAAGAactttgattttgattttggCTTCTGCATCCCCAGTAGCAGGAACACATGTGAACACATTTATGAATTCCCTCAGCTCTCAGAAGACCTCA CGCTGGCCCTGCGGTGCCGCCGGCTGCACACCGTGTACCAGAGCGCGGAGCTGCCCGAGACACACCAGATGCTGCGGCAGACGGTCCGGGACTTCGCAGAGAAGGAGCTGATGCCGCTTGCAGCGCAGCTGGACAAGGAGCACCGCTTCCCGGCCGAGCAG GTGAAGAAGATGGGTGGCTTGGGGCTGCTGGCTATGGACGTGCCAGAGAAGTACAAAGGAGCAGGCCTTGACTACCTGGCCTATTCCATCGCTGTGGAGGAGATCAGCAGGGGCTGCGCCTCCACGGGCGTCATCGTCAGCGTCAATAAC TCCCTGTATTTAGGGCCAATACTCAAGTTTGGCTCTGAAGAGCAGAAGCACCAGTGGATTGCTCCCTTCACCAGTGGAGAGAAAATTGGATGTTTTGCCCTCAGTGAACCAG GAAACGGCAGCGATGCCGGTGCAGCCTCCACTGTGGCGCGCCTGGATGGGGATGAGTGGGTTCTGAACGGTACCAAGGCCTGGATCACCAACGCCTGGGACGCATCAGCCACAGTGGTGTTTGCTACTACGGATAAATCCCTGAAGCACAAG GGCATTAGTGCATTCCTGGTTCCCATGCCAACAGCTGGGCTGtcactgggaaagaaagaagacaaaCTGGGAATCCGAGCCTCTTCCACTGCGAACCTGATATTTGAGGACTGCCGGATACCCAAGGCAAACCTCCTCGGGCAGCAAGGAATGGGCTTCAAAATCGCCATG CAAACTCTGGATGGAGGAAGGATTGGTATTGCCTCACAGGCACTTGGAAtagcacaggcagctctggaCTGTGCTGTGGATTATGCTGAGAAGAGAATGGCCTTTGGGTCGCCCATCACAAAGCTTCAGGCAGTGCAG TTCAAGCTGGCAGACATGGCTGTGGCCTTGGAGGGTGCGCGCCTGCTGACCTGGAGAGCTGCTATGCTGAAGGACAATGGAAAGCCCTTCACTAAG gaaGCCGCAATGGCCAAACTGGCTGCATCAGAAGCTGCAACGTCCATTGCTCATCAG GCTATCCAGATCCTGGGCGGGATGGGCTATGTGACAGAGATGCCAGCGGAACGCCACTACCGCGACGCTCGGATCACCGAGATCTACGAGGGGACCAGTGAGATCCAGCGCCTGGTGATTGCAGGCCAGCTGCTGAAGGCCTACCGAGGCTGA
- the ACADS gene encoding short-chain specific acyl-CoA dehydrogenase, mitochondrial isoform X3, with product MIERHYFRDRLLKNFDFDFGFCIPSSRNTCEHIYEFPQLSEDLTLALRCRRLHTVYQSAELPETHQMLRQTVRDFAEKELMPLAAQLDKEHRFPAEQVKKMGGLGLLAMDVPEKYKGAGLDYLAYSIAVEEISRGCASTGVIVSVNNSLYLGPILKFGSEEQKHQWIAPFTSGEKIGCFALSEPGNGSDAGAASTVARLDGDEWVLNGTKAWITNAWDASATVVFATTDKSLKHKGISAFLVPMPTAGLSLGKKEDKLGIRASSTANLIFEDCRIPKANLLGQQGMGFKIAMQTLDGGRIGIASQALGIAQAALDCAVDYAEKRMAFGSPITKLQAVQFKLADMAVALEGARLLTWRAAMLKDNGKPFTKEAAMAKLAASEAATSIAHQAIQILGGMGYVTEMPAERHYRDARITEIYEGTSEIQRLVIAGQLLKAYRG from the exons ATGATTGAGAGGCATTACTTCCGAGATCGCTTGCTGAAGAactttgattttgattttggCTTCTGCATCCCCAGTAGCAGGAACACATGTGAACACATTTATGAATTCCCTCAGCTCTCAGAAGACCTCA CGCTGGCCCTGCGGTGCCGCCGGCTGCACACCGTGTACCAGAGCGCGGAGCTGCCCGAGACACACCAGATGCTGCGGCAGACGGTCCGGGACTTCGCAGAGAAGGAGCTGATGCCGCTTGCAGCGCAGCTGGACAAGGAGCACCGCTTCCCGGCCGAGCAG GTGAAGAAGATGGGTGGCTTGGGGCTGCTGGCTATGGACGTGCCAGAGAAGTACAAAGGAGCAGGCCTTGACTACCTGGCCTATTCCATCGCTGTGGAGGAGATCAGCAGGGGCTGCGCCTCCACGGGCGTCATCGTCAGCGTCAATAAC TCCCTGTATTTAGGGCCAATACTCAAGTTTGGCTCTGAAGAGCAGAAGCACCAGTGGATTGCTCCCTTCACCAGTGGAGAGAAAATTGGATGTTTTGCCCTCAGTGAACCAG GAAACGGCAGCGATGCCGGTGCAGCCTCCACTGTGGCGCGCCTGGATGGGGATGAGTGGGTTCTGAACGGTACCAAGGCCTGGATCACCAACGCCTGGGACGCATCAGCCACAGTGGTGTTTGCTACTACGGATAAATCCCTGAAGCACAAG GGCATTAGTGCATTCCTGGTTCCCATGCCAACAGCTGGGCTGtcactgggaaagaaagaagacaaaCTGGGAATCCGAGCCTCTTCCACTGCGAACCTGATATTTGAGGACTGCCGGATACCCAAGGCAAACCTCCTCGGGCAGCAAGGAATGGGCTTCAAAATCGCCATG CAAACTCTGGATGGAGGAAGGATTGGTATTGCCTCACAGGCACTTGGAAtagcacaggcagctctggaCTGTGCTGTGGATTATGCTGAGAAGAGAATGGCCTTTGGGTCGCCCATCACAAAGCTTCAGGCAGTGCAG TTCAAGCTGGCAGACATGGCTGTGGCCTTGGAGGGTGCGCGCCTGCTGACCTGGAGAGCTGCTATGCTGAAGGACAATGGAAAGCCCTTCACTAAG gaaGCCGCAATGGCCAAACTGGCTGCATCAGAAGCTGCAACGTCCATTGCTCATCAG GCTATCCAGATCCTGGGCGGGATGGGCTATGTGACAGAGATGCCAGCGGAACGCCACTACCGCGACGCTCGGATCACCGAGATCTACGAGGGGACCAGTGAGATCCAGCGCCTGGTGATTGCAGGCCAGCTGCTGAAGGCCTACCGAGGCTGA
- the ACADS gene encoding short-chain specific acyl-CoA dehydrogenase, mitochondrial isoform X2, giving the protein MAAAAMAAVVSRCGGGASRALALRCRRLHTVYQSAELPETHQMLRQTVRDFAEKELMPLAAQLDKEHRFPAEQVKKMGGLGLLAMDVPEKYKGAGLDYLAYSIAVEEISRGCASTGVIVSVNNSLYLGPILKFGSEEQKHQWIAPFTSGEKIGCFALSEPGNGSDAGAASTVARLDGDEWVLNGTKAWITNAWDASATVVFATTDKSLKHKGISAFLVPMPTAGLSLGKKEDKLGIRASSTANLIFEDCRIPKANLLGQQGMGFKIAMQTLDGGRIGIASQALGIAQAALDCAVDYAEKRMAFGSPITKLQAVQFKLADMAVALEGARLLTWRAAMLKDNGKPFTKEAAMAKLAASEAATSIAHQAIQILGGMGYVTEMPAERHYRDARITEIYEGTSEIQRLVIAGQLLKAYRG; this is encoded by the exons atggcggcggcggcgatggCGGCGGTCGTGTCCCGCTGCGGCGGCGGAGCCTCCCGGG CGCTGGCCCTGCGGTGCCGCCGGCTGCACACCGTGTACCAGAGCGCGGAGCTGCCCGAGACACACCAGATGCTGCGGCAGACGGTCCGGGACTTCGCAGAGAAGGAGCTGATGCCGCTTGCAGCGCAGCTGGACAAGGAGCACCGCTTCCCGGCCGAGCAG GTGAAGAAGATGGGTGGCTTGGGGCTGCTGGCTATGGACGTGCCAGAGAAGTACAAAGGAGCAGGCCTTGACTACCTGGCCTATTCCATCGCTGTGGAGGAGATCAGCAGGGGCTGCGCCTCCACGGGCGTCATCGTCAGCGTCAATAAC TCCCTGTATTTAGGGCCAATACTCAAGTTTGGCTCTGAAGAGCAGAAGCACCAGTGGATTGCTCCCTTCACCAGTGGAGAGAAAATTGGATGTTTTGCCCTCAGTGAACCAG GAAACGGCAGCGATGCCGGTGCAGCCTCCACTGTGGCGCGCCTGGATGGGGATGAGTGGGTTCTGAACGGTACCAAGGCCTGGATCACCAACGCCTGGGACGCATCAGCCACAGTGGTGTTTGCTACTACGGATAAATCCCTGAAGCACAAG GGCATTAGTGCATTCCTGGTTCCCATGCCAACAGCTGGGCTGtcactgggaaagaaagaagacaaaCTGGGAATCCGAGCCTCTTCCACTGCGAACCTGATATTTGAGGACTGCCGGATACCCAAGGCAAACCTCCTCGGGCAGCAAGGAATGGGCTTCAAAATCGCCATG CAAACTCTGGATGGAGGAAGGATTGGTATTGCCTCACAGGCACTTGGAAtagcacaggcagctctggaCTGTGCTGTGGATTATGCTGAGAAGAGAATGGCCTTTGGGTCGCCCATCACAAAGCTTCAGGCAGTGCAG TTCAAGCTGGCAGACATGGCTGTGGCCTTGGAGGGTGCGCGCCTGCTGACCTGGAGAGCTGCTATGCTGAAGGACAATGGAAAGCCCTTCACTAAG gaaGCCGCAATGGCCAAACTGGCTGCATCAGAAGCTGCAACGTCCATTGCTCATCAG GCTATCCAGATCCTGGGCGGGATGGGCTATGTGACAGAGATGCCAGCGGAACGCCACTACCGCGACGCTCGGATCACCGAGATCTACGAGGGGACCAGTGAGATCCAGCGCCTGGTGATTGCAGGCCAGCTGCTGAAGGCCTACCGAGGCTGA
- the SPPL3 gene encoding signal peptide peptidase-like 3 isoform X2 yields MAEQTYSWAYSLVDSSQVSTFLISILLIVYGSFRSLNMDFENQDKEKDNSSAAGSFNGNSTNNSIQTIDSTQALFLPIGASVSLLVMFFFFDSVQVVFTICTAVLATIAFAFLLLPMCQYLTRPCSPQNKISFGCCGRFTAAELLSFSLSVMLVLIWVLTGHWLLMDALAMGLCVAMIAFVRLPSLKVSCLLLSGLLIYDVFWVFFSAYIFNSNVMVKVATQPADNPLDVLSRKLHLGPNVGRDVPRLSLPGKLVFPSSTGSHFSMLGIGDIVMPGLLLCFVLRYDNYKKQANSDSCGAPGPGNISGRMQKVSYFHCTLIGYFVGLLTATVASRIHRAAQPALLYLVPFTLLPLLTMAYLKGDLRRMWSEPFHSKSSSSRFLEV; encoded by the exons GTCTCTGAACATGGACTTTGAGAATCAAGACAAAGAGAAAGACAACAGCAGCGCTGCTGGGTCTTTTAATGGCAACAGCACCAATAACA gTATTCAAACCATCGATTCCACCCAGGCGTTGTTCCTGCCCATCGGCGCGTCCGTGTCTCTCCTAGTTATGTTCTTCTTCTTCGACTCAGTTCAAGTTGTCTTTACAATATGCACAGCAG TCCTTGCAACAatagcttttgctttccttctgctCCCGATGTGCCAGTACTTAACACGGCCTTGCTCACCTCAGAACAA GATTTCCTTTGGCTGCTGTGGGCGTTTCACTGCTGCTGAGTTGCTCTCGTTTTCTCTGTCTGTGATGCTTGTCCTTATCTGGGTCCTAACTGGCCACTGGCTCCTAATGGATG CTCTGGCTATGGGCCTGTGTGTTGCAATGATAGCCTTTGTCCGGCTGCCGAGCCTGAAGGTTTCCTGCTTGCTGCTCTCTGGGTTACTAATTTATGATGTCTTTTGG GTCTTTTTCTCTGCCTACATCTTTAACAGCAATGTTATGGTGAAAGTGGCCACACAACCAGCTGATAACCCCCTGGATGTGTTATCCCGGAAACTTCACCTGGGACCAAATGTAGGCAGGGATGTTCCCCGTCTGTCGCTGCCTGGCAAACTTGTATTCCCAAG TTCCACAGGCAGCCACTTCTCCATGCTGGGGATTGGAGATATTGTGATGCCAGGgcttctgctctgctttgtcCTGCGTTATGATAACTACAAAAAACAAGCCAACAGTGATTCCTGTGGTGCCCCAGGACCAGGGAACATCTCTGGGCGTATGCAGAAGGTCTCCTACTTTCACTGCACACTTATTGGCTATTTTGTAG GTTTATTGACTGCAACAGTAGCTTCTCGTATTCACCGGgcagcccagcctgccctgctctaTTTGGTACCATTCACTTTATTGCCACTCCTCACCATGGCCTATTTAAAG GGCGATCTACGTCGCATGTGGTCTGAGCCTTTCCACTCCAAGTCCAGCAGCTCCCGTTTCCTGGAAGTATGA
- the SPPL3 gene encoding signal peptide peptidase-like 3 isoform X1 produces MAEQTYSWAYSLVDSSQVSTFLISILLIVYGSFRSLNMDFENQDKEKDNSSAAGSFNGNSTNNSKGIQTIDSTQALFLPIGASVSLLVMFFFFDSVQVVFTICTAVLATIAFAFLLLPMCQYLTRPCSPQNKISFGCCGRFTAAELLSFSLSVMLVLIWVLTGHWLLMDALAMGLCVAMIAFVRLPSLKVSCLLLSGLLIYDVFWVFFSAYIFNSNVMVKVATQPADNPLDVLSRKLHLGPNVGRDVPRLSLPGKLVFPSSTGSHFSMLGIGDIVMPGLLLCFVLRYDNYKKQANSDSCGAPGPGNISGRMQKVSYFHCTLIGYFVGLLTATVASRIHRAAQPALLYLVPFTLLPLLTMAYLKGDLRRMWSEPFHSKSSSSRFLEV; encoded by the exons GTCTCTGAACATGGACTTTGAGAATCAAGACAAAGAGAAAGACAACAGCAGCGCTGCTGGGTCTTTTAATGGCAACAGCACCAATAACAGTAAGG gTATTCAAACCATCGATTCCACCCAGGCGTTGTTCCTGCCCATCGGCGCGTCCGTGTCTCTCCTAGTTATGTTCTTCTTCTTCGACTCAGTTCAAGTTGTCTTTACAATATGCACAGCAG TCCTTGCAACAatagcttttgctttccttctgctCCCGATGTGCCAGTACTTAACACGGCCTTGCTCACCTCAGAACAA GATTTCCTTTGGCTGCTGTGGGCGTTTCACTGCTGCTGAGTTGCTCTCGTTTTCTCTGTCTGTGATGCTTGTCCTTATCTGGGTCCTAACTGGCCACTGGCTCCTAATGGATG CTCTGGCTATGGGCCTGTGTGTTGCAATGATAGCCTTTGTCCGGCTGCCGAGCCTGAAGGTTTCCTGCTTGCTGCTCTCTGGGTTACTAATTTATGATGTCTTTTGG GTCTTTTTCTCTGCCTACATCTTTAACAGCAATGTTATGGTGAAAGTGGCCACACAACCAGCTGATAACCCCCTGGATGTGTTATCCCGGAAACTTCACCTGGGACCAAATGTAGGCAGGGATGTTCCCCGTCTGTCGCTGCCTGGCAAACTTGTATTCCCAAG TTCCACAGGCAGCCACTTCTCCATGCTGGGGATTGGAGATATTGTGATGCCAGGgcttctgctctgctttgtcCTGCGTTATGATAACTACAAAAAACAAGCCAACAGTGATTCCTGTGGTGCCCCAGGACCAGGGAACATCTCTGGGCGTATGCAGAAGGTCTCCTACTTTCACTGCACACTTATTGGCTATTTTGTAG GTTTATTGACTGCAACAGTAGCTTCTCGTATTCACCGGgcagcccagcctgccctgctctaTTTGGTACCATTCACTTTATTGCCACTCCTCACCATGGCCTATTTAAAG GGCGATCTACGTCGCATGTGGTCTGAGCCTTTCCACTCCAAGTCCAGCAGCTCCCGTTTCCTGGAAGTATGA
- the SPPL3 gene encoding signal peptide peptidase-like 3 isoform X3, with amino-acid sequence MDFENQDKEKDNSSAAGSFNGNSTNNSKGIQTIDSTQALFLPIGASVSLLVMFFFFDSVQVVFTICTAVLATIAFAFLLLPMCQYLTRPCSPQNKISFGCCGRFTAAELLSFSLSVMLVLIWVLTGHWLLMDALAMGLCVAMIAFVRLPSLKVSCLLLSGLLIYDVFWVFFSAYIFNSNVMVKVATQPADNPLDVLSRKLHLGPNVGRDVPRLSLPGKLVFPSSTGSHFSMLGIGDIVMPGLLLCFVLRYDNYKKQANSDSCGAPGPGNISGRMQKVSYFHCTLIGYFVGLLTATVASRIHRAAQPALLYLVPFTLLPLLTMAYLKGDLRRMWSEPFHSKSSSSRFLEV; translated from the exons ATGGACTTTGAGAATCAAGACAAAGAGAAAGACAACAGCAGCGCTGCTGGGTCTTTTAATGGCAACAGCACCAATAACAGTAAGG gTATTCAAACCATCGATTCCACCCAGGCGTTGTTCCTGCCCATCGGCGCGTCCGTGTCTCTCCTAGTTATGTTCTTCTTCTTCGACTCAGTTCAAGTTGTCTTTACAATATGCACAGCAG TCCTTGCAACAatagcttttgctttccttctgctCCCGATGTGCCAGTACTTAACACGGCCTTGCTCACCTCAGAACAA GATTTCCTTTGGCTGCTGTGGGCGTTTCACTGCTGCTGAGTTGCTCTCGTTTTCTCTGTCTGTGATGCTTGTCCTTATCTGGGTCCTAACTGGCCACTGGCTCCTAATGGATG CTCTGGCTATGGGCCTGTGTGTTGCAATGATAGCCTTTGTCCGGCTGCCGAGCCTGAAGGTTTCCTGCTTGCTGCTCTCTGGGTTACTAATTTATGATGTCTTTTGG GTCTTTTTCTCTGCCTACATCTTTAACAGCAATGTTATGGTGAAAGTGGCCACACAACCAGCTGATAACCCCCTGGATGTGTTATCCCGGAAACTTCACCTGGGACCAAATGTAGGCAGGGATGTTCCCCGTCTGTCGCTGCCTGGCAAACTTGTATTCCCAAG TTCCACAGGCAGCCACTTCTCCATGCTGGGGATTGGAGATATTGTGATGCCAGGgcttctgctctgctttgtcCTGCGTTATGATAACTACAAAAAACAAGCCAACAGTGATTCCTGTGGTGCCCCAGGACCAGGGAACATCTCTGGGCGTATGCAGAAGGTCTCCTACTTTCACTGCACACTTATTGGCTATTTTGTAG GTTTATTGACTGCAACAGTAGCTTCTCGTATTCACCGGgcagcccagcctgccctgctctaTTTGGTACCATTCACTTTATTGCCACTCCTCACCATGGCCTATTTAAAG GGCGATCTACGTCGCATGTGGTCTGAGCCTTTCCACTCCAAGTCCAGCAGCTCCCGTTTCCTGGAAGTATGA